The following are encoded together in the Macadamia integrifolia cultivar HAES 741 chromosome 10, SCU_Mint_v3, whole genome shotgun sequence genome:
- the LOC122091556 gene encoding subtilisin-like protease SBT4.14: MGLLISVKATTESWDYLGMPLDVKRNHTGESNIVVGVLDSGIDPHHIGFMDEGFGPPPAKWKGSCGPYENFTCNNTPVGPRTDIKGTLPFKNTLPNNNLSNEDTSICDIIKAKSLEQDGSKLKGPSISREILNKPKPIIRLVDATAEDGSLDPSKAADKFVFHTVEDPSSVEDVVKNIRGAEPGGIIIGGPSVDDMDSLLGLDTRNKEATIFNAREVESNPCIPNFSSRGPSTNYPAILKPVVVAPGASILSGSIWKKYYSTHQHHNGTIFSIAKVLDPSATSNGDTEYAYGAGQIDPVRALDTGLIYDADYKAYLSYLCKEFTNPEILSQYSDDRIICTDYPKALGEDGLNYPSIKYIVKDKTKPSEIVYYREVTNVGEASAVYIAMITAPTGIEISVNPTTLTFIQQNEKKSFEVSVKIPVMNEPKNVFSGSLVWSDKVHSVRSPIVIHIP; the protein is encoded by the exons ATGGGTCTTCTCATCTCAGTCAAGGCCACAACTGAGTCATGGGACTATCTTGGAATGCCTCTAGATGTCAAGAGAAACCACACAGGAGAGAGCAACATTGTTGTTGGTGTGTTGGATTCTG GAATTGATCCACACCACATAGGCTTCATGGACGAGGGATTCGGTCCTCCACCAGCAAAATGGAAAGGATCTTGCGGcccatatgaaaattttacttgcaACAA TACTCCTGTTGGCCCAAGAACTGATATAAAGGGAACACTGCCTTTTAAAAACACTCTTCCTAATAATAATTTGTCTAATGAGGATACCTCTATTTGTGATATTATTAAAGCAAAATCATTGGAGCAAGATGGTTCAAAATTGAAG GGGCCTTCTATCAGCCGTGAGATATTGAATAAACCCAAACCCATAATTAGGTTGGTTGATGCTACAGCTGAGGATGG ATCATTGGACCCAAGTAAAGCTGCAGACAAGTTTGTGTTCCACACAGTGGAAGATCCTTCTTCAGTTGAAGATGTAGTAAAAAATATTAGGGGTGCAGAACCAGGAGGGATCATTATTGGAGGACCTTCTGTGGACGATATGGATTCCCTTTTGGGCTTGGATACCAG GAACAAAGAAGCAACCATTTTCAACGCAAGAGAAGTGGAATCTAATCCTTGCATACCTAATTTTTCTTCCCGAGGACCTTCCACAAATTACCCAGCCATTCTTAAG CCTGTTGTGGTTGCGCCTGGAGCGAGCATATTATCTGGTTCTATTTGGAAGAAATATTATTCAACCCATCAACACCATAATGGTACCATATTCTCTATAG CAAAAGTGCTAGACCCATCAGCCACGAGTAATGGCGACACGGAATATGCATATGGTGCAGGACAGATCGATCCAGTACGAGCATTAGACACTGGCCTAATCTATGATGCTGACTATAAGGCTTACCTTTCATACCTTTGCAAGGAGTTCACTAACCCTGAAATACTAAGTCAATATTCAGATGACCGAATAATCTGTACAGATTATCCTAAGGCACTTGGAGAAGATGGGTTAAATTACCCAAGCATTAAATATATTGTGAAAGATAAGACAAAGCCATCAGAGATAGTGTATTATAGGGAAGTTACCAATGTAGGAGAAGCCTCTGCAGTTTACATAGCCATGATCACTGCTCCAACTGGGATAGAGATCAGTGTCAACCCAACAACACTCACATTCATACAacagaatgagaagaaaagctTTGAAGTTTCAGTGAAGATCCCAGTAATGAATGAACCAAAAAATGTATTTTCAGGTTCACTTGTGTGGAGTGACAAGGTTCATAGTGTTAGAAGTCCAATTGTCATTCATATTCCTTAG
- the LOC122090654 gene encoding gamma-soluble NSF attachment protein, with product MASSDPEKLMTKGDKLTKLTLTRWNADWKSATELYEQAAVGFRLAKDYGKAKIAFEKASKGQEMLSSPWDAAKHMESAASMAKEVGIWNEVADFFRTASKFYIECGRSQPAADALAKGARLLEEASSDEAIQMYTEACSILEEDDKEQMAFDLYRAATSVYIKLERYADAATFLLRWGLAADKCNAVHSQCKAYLSAIIVYLYADDFKQAQKCYNDCSQIEAFLGSDQNRCATKLLSAYEEGDIEEIKRVSHSSTISNLDHMIIRLARKLPTGDVSALKAETSKEEEMPLDENDLT from the exons ATGGCGAGTTCCGATCCTGAGAAGTTGATGACCAAAGGAGATAAACT GACAAAACTCACTCTTACAAGATGGAATGCTGATTGGAAAAGTGCCACTGAATTATATGAACAGGCTG CTGTTGGCTTTAGGCTTGCCAAAGACTATGGGAaagcaaaaattgcatttgAGAAGGCTTCAAAAGGACAGGAGATGCTTTCTTC TCCTTGGGATGCTGCTAAACATATGGAATCTGCTGCTTCTATGGCAAAGGAAGTAGGAATCTGGAATGAAGTTGCTGACTTTTTCAGAACGGCATCGAAGTTTTACATTGAGTGTGGAAGATCTCAGCCTGCAGCTGATGCTCTTGCAAAGGGTGCTCG TTTATTGGAAGAGGCTTCTTCTGATGAAGCTATTCAAATGTACACCGAAGCTTGTTCGATTCTTGAAGAGGACGACAAGGAGCAAATGGCCTTTGACCTATATCGTGCTGCAACAAGCGTCTATATTAAGCTTGAGAG GTATGCTGATGCTGCAACTTTTCTGCTGAGATGGGGCTTAGCAGCAGATAAATGCAATGCTGTTCATAGTCAGTGTAAG GCTTATCTTAGTGCAATCATAGTGTACCTTTACGCAGATGATTTCAAGCAAGCGCAGAAGTGCTACAATGACTGTTCACA GATTGAGGCTTTTCTTGGTAGTGACCAGAATCGTTGTGCTACTAAACTTCTTTCAGCTTATGAGGAAGGTGACATTGAAGAAATCAAACGTGTTTCTCACTCAAGCACTATTTCAAATCTTGACCATATG ATTATTAGGCTTGCAAGGAAATTGCCCACTGGTGATGTGAGTGCACTCAAAGCTgaaacaagcaaagaagaggaaatgccACTGGATGAAAATGATCTCACTTAG
- the LOC122091040 gene encoding flavonoid 3'-monooxygenase-like isoform X1 has product MEYSKLTAGFVDPYIPCNLFYSSSSTLQVSHTSMASNTFTKIVYLVCDEFLWFFTILTLSFISISFAARLFVSKKKSTTGEILRLPPGPRGLPLLGNLPFLKPDHLHSYFSDLAQIYGPIFKLKLGTKLCIVVSSPSLAKLILKDNDAIFANHTPSIAALVLSYGGNDMVWKQQGSDWRLMRKVFVREMMSNTSLNACSNLRRREVKQMVREVYTEIGKPIDIGQLIFVNLLNMMISMVWGGTLIGEERTNVGVEFRKLISEMMCLVAKTNVSDTFPILSWFDLQGIERKGKELLSWLDGILDSVISERLKIDGVKEKGVDFNDTENKDFLQILLELKQQGDDKKSLKMIQVKALLLDIVLGGTDTSATTLEWALAEMMQHPEVMRKAQEELAQVFGTSNMVEESNLPNLPYLNAVVKETLRLHPPIPLLIPHCPSQSCTIGQYTIPQGTNVFLNVWKMHRDPEAWESPSEFLPERFLGDTNGYDFKGNNFNYLPFGSGRRICAGIPLVEKMSTYVLASLLHLFEWRLPENAELDLSEKLRFLLKKTTPLLIIPTPRLSNVELYT; this is encoded by the exons ATGGAGTATTCAAAATTGACTGCTGGTTTTGTTGATCCATATATACCATGTAACCTCTTCTATAGttcttcttcaactctgcaaGTCTCTCATACAAGCATGGCTTCAAATACTTTTACAAAGATTGTCTACTTGGTTTGTGATGAATTCCTATGGTTCTTTACAATCCTTACTCTTTCCTTCATTAGTATTTCATTTGCTGCTCGCCTGTTTGTGTCAAAGAAGAAATCGACTACCGGAGAGATATTGCGGTTGCCGCCGGGGCCAAGAGGCTTGCCATTGCTAGGTAACCTTCCATTTCTCAAACCTGATCACCTCCATAGCTACTTCTCAGACTTAGCCCAAATCTATGGTCCAATCTTTAAACTCAAATTGGGTACCAAGCTATGTATTGTAGTGAGTTCACCCTCCTTAGCCAAATTGATTCTAAAAGACAATGATGCAATTTTTGCAAATCACACACCATCCATTGCAGCATTAGTACTTTCTTATGGTGGTAatgacatggtttggaaacagCAAGGCTCCGATTGGCGCCTGATGCGGAAGGTATTTGTTCGCGAAATGATGAGTAATACTAGTCTTAATGCCTGTTCTAATCTTCGCCGGCGAGAGGTTAAACAAATGGTAAGGGAAGTTTACACCGAAATCGGGAAACCTATAGATATTGGTCAGTTGATATTTGTCAATTTGCTTAATATGATGATTAGTATGGTATGGGGTGGCACATTAATTGGGGAAGAAAGAACTAATGTAGGTGTTGAGTTCAGGAAACTTATATCAGAAATGATGTGTTTAGTGGCAAAGACTAATGTTTCAGATACTTTTCCTATACTTTCTTGGTTTGATTTACAAGGGATAGAGAGAAAAGGTAAGGAGTTATTGTCTTGGCTGGATGGTATCTTGGATTCAGTTATAAGTGAAAGGCTTAAAATTGATGGAGTGAAAGAGAAGGGAGTGGATTTTAATGATACAGAAAATAAAGATTTTCTGCAAATCCTCTTGGAGCTTAAGCAACAAGGAGATGACAAAAAATCTTTGAAGATGATACAAGTCAAGGCTCTGTTACTG GACATTGTTTTGGGTGGAACAGACACCAGTGCCACAACATTAGAGTGGGCATTGGCAGAAATGATGCAACATCCTGAGGTAATGAGGAAAGCCCAAGAAGAATTAGCTCAAGTGTTTGGTACAAGTAATATGGTGGAAGAGTCTAACCTTCCCAATTTGCCATATTTAAATGCTGTGGTTAAAGAGACTCTGAGGTTGCACCCACCAATACCACTCTTGATCCCACATTGCCCAAGCCAATCCTGCACCATTGGACAGTACACTATTCCACAGGGTACTAATGTCTTTTTAAATGTTTGGAAGATGCATAGGGACCCTGAGGCATGGGAGAGTCCTTCTGAGTTCCTCCCAGAGAGGTTCTTAGGTGATACTAATGGATATGATTTTAAGGGCAACAACTTCAATTATCTTCCTTTTGGATCTGGAAGGAGAATCTGTGCAGGAATTCCCTTGGTAGAAAAGATGTCAACTTATGTCTTAGCTTCTCTCCTGCATTTGTTTGAGTGGCGATTACCAGAAAATGCTGAGCTTGATCTATCAGAAAAATTGAGATTCTTATTGAAGAAGACAACACCTCTCCTTATCATCCCAACTCCAAGGCTATCCAATGTAGAGCTCTACACTTGA
- the LOC122091040 gene encoding flavonoid 3'-monooxygenase CYP75B137-like isoform X3, which produces MEYSKLTAGFVDPYIPCNLFYSSSSTLQVSHTSMASNTFTKIVYLVCDEFLWFFTILTLSFISISFAARLFVSKKKSTTGEILRLPPGPRGLPLLGIERKGKELLSWLDGILDSVISERLKIDGVKEKGVDFNDTENKDFLQILLELKQQGDDKKSLKMIQVKALLLDIVLGGTDTSATTLEWALAEMMQHPEVMRKAQEELAQVFGTSNMVEESNLPNLPYLNAVVKETLRLHPPIPLLIPHCPSQSCTIGQYTIPQGTNVFLNVWKMHRDPEAWESPSEFLPERFLGDTNGYDFKGNNFNYLPFGSGRRICAGIPLVEKMSTYVLASLLHLFEWRLPENAELDLSEKLRFLLKKTTPLLIIPTPRLSNVELYT; this is translated from the exons ATGGAGTATTCAAAATTGACTGCTGGTTTTGTTGATCCATATATACCATGTAACCTCTTCTATAGttcttcttcaactctgcaaGTCTCTCATACAAGCATGGCTTCAAATACTTTTACAAAGATTGTCTACTTGGTTTGTGATGAATTCCTATGGTTCTTTACAATCCTTACTCTTTCCTTCATTAGTATTTCATTTGCTGCTCGCCTGTTTGTGTCAAAGAAGAAATCGACTACCGGAGAGATATTGCGGTTGCCGCCGGGGCCAAGAGGCTTGCCATTGCTAG GGATAGAGAGAAAAGGTAAGGAGTTATTGTCTTGGCTGGATGGTATCTTGGATTCAGTTATAAGTGAAAGGCTTAAAATTGATGGAGTGAAAGAGAAGGGAGTGGATTTTAATGATACAGAAAATAAAGATTTTCTGCAAATCCTCTTGGAGCTTAAGCAACAAGGAGATGACAAAAAATCTTTGAAGATGATACAAGTCAAGGCTCTGTTACTG GACATTGTTTTGGGTGGAACAGACACCAGTGCCACAACATTAGAGTGGGCATTGGCAGAAATGATGCAACATCCTGAGGTAATGAGGAAAGCCCAAGAAGAATTAGCTCAAGTGTTTGGTACAAGTAATATGGTGGAAGAGTCTAACCTTCCCAATTTGCCATATTTAAATGCTGTGGTTAAAGAGACTCTGAGGTTGCACCCACCAATACCACTCTTGATCCCACATTGCCCAAGCCAATCCTGCACCATTGGACAGTACACTATTCCACAGGGTACTAATGTCTTTTTAAATGTTTGGAAGATGCATAGGGACCCTGAGGCATGGGAGAGTCCTTCTGAGTTCCTCCCAGAGAGGTTCTTAGGTGATACTAATGGATATGATTTTAAGGGCAACAACTTCAATTATCTTCCTTTTGGATCTGGAAGGAGAATCTGTGCAGGAATTCCCTTGGTAGAAAAGATGTCAACTTATGTCTTAGCTTCTCTCCTGCATTTGTTTGAGTGGCGATTACCAGAAAATGCTGAGCTTGATCTATCAGAAAAATTGAGATTCTTATTGAAGAAGACAACACCTCTCCTTATCATCCCAACTCCAAGGCTATCCAATGTAGAGCTCTACACTTGA
- the LOC122091040 gene encoding flavonoid 3'-monooxygenase-like isoform X2 has product MRKVFVREMMSNTSLNACSNLRRREVKQMVREVYTEIGKPIDIGQLIFVNLLNMMISMVWGGTLIGEERTNVGVEFRKLISEMMCLVAKTNVSDTFPILSWFDLQGIERKGKELLSWLDGILDSVISERLKIDGVKEKGVDFNDTENKDFLQILLELKQQGDDKKSLKMIQVKALLLDIVLGGTDTSATTLEWALAEMMQHPEVMRKAQEELAQVFGTSNMVEESNLPNLPYLNAVVKETLRLHPPIPLLIPHCPSQSCTIGQYTIPQGTNVFLNVWKMHRDPEAWESPSEFLPERFLGDTNGYDFKGNNFNYLPFGSGRRICAGIPLVEKMSTYVLASLLHLFEWRLPENAELDLSEKLRFLLKKTTPLLIIPTPRLSNVELYT; this is encoded by the exons ATGCGGAAGGTATTTGTTCGCGAAATGATGAGTAATACTAGTCTTAATGCCTGTTCTAATCTTCGCCGGCGAGAGGTTAAACAAATGGTAAGGGAAGTTTACACCGAAATCGGGAAACCTATAGATATTGGTCAGTTGATATTTGTCAATTTGCTTAATATGATGATTAGTATGGTATGGGGTGGCACATTAATTGGGGAAGAAAGAACTAATGTAGGTGTTGAGTTCAGGAAACTTATATCAGAAATGATGTGTTTAGTGGCAAAGACTAATGTTTCAGATACTTTTCCTATACTTTCTTGGTTTGATTTACAAGGGATAGAGAGAAAAGGTAAGGAGTTATTGTCTTGGCTGGATGGTATCTTGGATTCAGTTATAAGTGAAAGGCTTAAAATTGATGGAGTGAAAGAGAAGGGAGTGGATTTTAATGATACAGAAAATAAAGATTTTCTGCAAATCCTCTTGGAGCTTAAGCAACAAGGAGATGACAAAAAATCTTTGAAGATGATACAAGTCAAGGCTCTGTTACTG GACATTGTTTTGGGTGGAACAGACACCAGTGCCACAACATTAGAGTGGGCATTGGCAGAAATGATGCAACATCCTGAGGTAATGAGGAAAGCCCAAGAAGAATTAGCTCAAGTGTTTGGTACAAGTAATATGGTGGAAGAGTCTAACCTTCCCAATTTGCCATATTTAAATGCTGTGGTTAAAGAGACTCTGAGGTTGCACCCACCAATACCACTCTTGATCCCACATTGCCCAAGCCAATCCTGCACCATTGGACAGTACACTATTCCACAGGGTACTAATGTCTTTTTAAATGTTTGGAAGATGCATAGGGACCCTGAGGCATGGGAGAGTCCTTCTGAGTTCCTCCCAGAGAGGTTCTTAGGTGATACTAATGGATATGATTTTAAGGGCAACAACTTCAATTATCTTCCTTTTGGATCTGGAAGGAGAATCTGTGCAGGAATTCCCTTGGTAGAAAAGATGTCAACTTATGTCTTAGCTTCTCTCCTGCATTTGTTTGAGTGGCGATTACCAGAAAATGCTGAGCTTGATCTATCAGAAAAATTGAGATTCTTATTGAAGAAGACAACACCTCTCCTTATCATCCCAACTCCAAGGCTATCCAATGTAGAGCTCTACACTTGA